The Paenibacillus sp. FSL R7-0204 genome includes a region encoding these proteins:
- a CDS encoding SpoIIAA family protein: MFTLIIVTEGEGFQLSNQNISTTVSGDVIVTCLTGRVSTEDVHEWFEGFEQVCRQVIADGRKFKLLVDRKGYTPDHFSVQRAWKDKFFDESILNHSIAIAFLLEEGEILNHLQQSNTKDSVQFFDDEEQAMIWLEAYPT, encoded by the coding sequence ATGTTTACTCTCATAATTGTCACTGAAGGAGAGGGTTTTCAGTTGAGTAATCAGAATATCAGTACAACCGTTTCAGGAGATGTGATTGTAACCTGTTTGACAGGCAGAGTCAGTACAGAGGATGTACATGAATGGTTTGAAGGGTTTGAGCAGGTGTGCAGGCAGGTTATTGCTGACGGCCGGAAGTTTAAATTGCTGGTGGACCGCAAAGGATACACGCCGGATCATTTTTCAGTTCAAAGAGCGTGGAAAGATAAATTCTTTGATGAGTCCATATTAAACCACAGCATAGCCATAGCATTTCTCCTGGAGGAAGGGGAGATACTGAACCATTTACAGCAGTCTAACACCAAGGATTCCGTGCAATTTTTTGATGATGAAGAGCAAGCCATGATTTGGCTGGAGGCATATCCAACATAA
- the mutS gene encoding DNA mismatch repair protein MutS, whose translation MANYTPMIQQYLKVKEGAKDAFLFFRLGDFYEMFFEDALLASKELEITLTGRDGGTSEKIPMCGVPYHAAEGYIQRLIEKGYKVAICEQLDDPAVTKGMVRRDIVRVVTPGTVMDGKIISDKSNNYLVCVTEEDGMMALAACDLTTGELYVTSVLASTEWLRDEIGIYEPAEIIGDSALLEELRSEASLLAKPVVYTPWDKQEEALARRQFGEAAWVRLEKERGRALALLISYFSETQRRSLGQLTQISPYEPGNYMILDPFTRRNLELTETVRERSKKGSLLWLLDRTETSMGGRLLRRRIDKPLLQRVPIERRLEAVDYLYNQFIVREDLRGALKEIYDLERLVGRIAFGSANGRDMNALRLSLAQIPALKEMCLTSGSSTLREIGASMDECAELREDIERAIVEDAPVSVRDGGIIRAGYHERLDELREASSSGKRWIAELEAKERQVTGIKSLKIGYNKVFGYYIEITRSNLSSLPEGRYERKQTLANAERYVTPELKEKEALILEAQDKMTDLEYSLFTELRERISSQVPRLQALAEKVAEIDVYQCLAAVSAEHRFVKPKLSDSYDLRVEGGRHPVVEAVLKDSAFIANGSTLSKDEGNILLITGPNMAGKSTYMRQVALICIMAQIGCFVPAASAEVALIDRIFTRIGAADDLIGGQSTFMVEMADIQVMTEKATARSLIIIDELGRGTSTSEGMAIAQAVIEYVHDTIACKALVSTHFHELAHLEQSLEGLRNYSMAVQESGDKVNFLRKLVPGAADSSYGIYCARLAGLPEGIIDRAYGLLQSIEQASPPGTAALNYGMGYSDRSGTGTVIEENQTTAAQTPDTREGASTGSGSYSVERNTQAPAHPDLYPEAAASVAAGQRETAVSLASPVEEEDNEVVQLSIFGEEEPRKHRKGGAAAPAVKDNPLLKELINAVQGADLMNMTPLQAMGLLNELKLKAREL comes from the coding sequence ATGGCAAACTATACGCCGATGATTCAGCAGTATCTCAAAGTCAAGGAGGGGGCTAAAGACGCTTTCCTTTTCTTTCGTCTGGGCGATTTCTATGAAATGTTCTTTGAAGATGCGCTGCTTGCATCCAAAGAGCTTGAGATTACTTTAACAGGCCGCGATGGCGGGACCTCTGAAAAAATTCCGATGTGCGGTGTGCCGTATCATGCCGCCGAGGGATACATACAGCGACTGATCGAGAAGGGCTACAAGGTCGCGATCTGCGAGCAGCTGGATGATCCTGCCGTGACCAAAGGGATGGTCCGCCGCGATATCGTCCGGGTCGTAACACCGGGTACGGTGATGGACGGCAAGATCATTTCGGACAAAAGCAACAACTACCTCGTCTGTGTAACAGAGGAAGACGGGATGATGGCGCTGGCCGCCTGCGATTTGACGACAGGTGAGCTGTATGTCACCTCGGTACTCGCAAGCACTGAGTGGCTGCGCGATGAGATTGGTATCTATGAGCCTGCGGAGATTATCGGGGATTCGGCCCTGCTGGAGGAGCTGCGCAGTGAAGCTTCTCTGCTGGCCAAGCCTGTGGTCTATACGCCGTGGGACAAGCAGGAGGAGGCGCTGGCCCGCCGCCAGTTCGGCGAAGCGGCCTGGGTCCGGCTGGAGAAGGAGCGCGGCCGTGCTTTGGCGCTGCTGATCTCCTATTTCAGCGAGACCCAGCGCCGTTCCCTGGGGCAGCTTACCCAGATTTCACCTTATGAGCCGGGGAATTATATGATTCTCGATCCATTCACCCGGCGTAATCTGGAGCTGACCGAGACTGTCAGAGAACGCTCCAAAAAAGGCTCGCTGCTCTGGCTCCTGGACCGCACCGAGACCTCTATGGGCGGCCGCCTGCTGCGCCGCCGGATCGATAAGCCGCTCTTGCAGCGCGTGCCGATTGAGCGCCGTCTGGAAGCTGTCGATTATCTGTATAATCAGTTCATCGTCCGCGAGGACCTGCGCGGGGCCCTGAAGGAGATCTACGATCTGGAGCGGCTGGTCGGGCGGATTGCCTTCGGCAGTGCGAACGGGCGGGATATGAACGCACTCAGACTGTCCCTGGCCCAGATTCCTGCGCTGAAGGAGATGTGCCTGACCTCCGGCTCCTCCACGTTAAGAGAGATCGGCGCATCCATGGATGAATGCGCGGAGCTTCGTGAGGATATTGAACGGGCGATTGTGGAGGATGCCCCGGTGTCCGTGCGTGACGGCGGAATTATCCGCGCGGGCTACCATGAGCGGCTGGACGAGCTGCGGGAAGCCAGCAGCAGCGGTAAGCGCTGGATTGCCGAGCTTGAAGCGAAGGAACGCCAGGTGACCGGGATCAAATCCCTCAAGATCGGCTACAACAAAGTCTTCGGATATTATATAGAAATTACCCGCTCCAATCTGTCCTCGCTGCCGGAAGGCCGTTACGAGCGCAAGCAGACACTGGCCAATGCCGAGCGGTATGTCACCCCGGAGCTGAAGGAGAAGGAAGCGCTGATCCTGGAAGCCCAGGACAAGATGACCGATCTGGAGTACAGTCTGTTCACCGAACTGCGCGAGCGGATCAGCAGCCAGGTTCCGCGCCTGCAGGCTCTGGCCGAGAAAGTGGCGGAGATTGATGTGTATCAGTGCCTCGCGGCGGTCAGTGCGGAGCACCGGTTCGTGAAGCCGAAGCTGTCCGACAGCTATGATCTGCGGGTCGAAGGCGGACGCCATCCGGTCGTGGAAGCGGTGCTGAAGGATTCGGCGTTCATTGCCAACGGCAGCACACTGAGCAAGGACGAGGGCAATATCCTGCTGATTACAGGACCGAACATGGCCGGCAAAAGCACGTATATGCGCCAGGTGGCGCTCATCTGCATTATGGCCCAAATCGGTTGCTTCGTGCCTGCAGCCAGCGCCGAGGTGGCACTGATCGACCGCATCTTCACGCGGATCGGTGCAGCGGACGACCTGATCGGCGGCCAGAGCACGTTCATGGTCGAGATGGCCGACATTCAGGTCATGACCGAGAAAGCAACTGCCCGCAGCTTGATCATCATCGATGAGCTGGGCCGGGGGACCTCGACCAGCGAGGGGATGGCGATTGCCCAGGCGGTGATCGAATATGTGCATGATACCATCGCCTGTAAGGCACTGGTCTCGACGCATTTCCATGAGCTGGCCCATCTGGAGCAGAGCCTTGAGGGGCTGCGGAATTATTCGATGGCAGTTCAGGAGAGCGGCGACAAGGTGAACTTCCTCCGCAAGCTGGTGCCTGGGGCTGCAGACAGCAGCTACGGGATCTATTGTGCAAGGCTGGCTGGATTGCCGGAAGGAATTATCGACCGGGCCTACGGGCTGCTCCAGAGCATTGAGCAGGCTTCTCCGCCGGGCACCGCAGCGCTGAATTACGGCATGGGTTACAGTGACCGGAGCGGGACCGGAACAGTCATAGAGGAGAATCAGACTACCGCTGCGCAGACGCCGGATACCAGGGAAGGAGCTTCCACAGGCAGCGGGTCCTATTCGGTTGAACGCAACACGCAAGCTCCGGCACATCCGGACCTGTATCCCGAAGCAGCAGCTTCTGTGGCTGCCGGACAGCGGGAAACTGCCGTATCCCTTGCTTCTCCTGTAGAGGAAGAGGACAATGAAGTAGTGCAGCTGTCTATTTTTGGCGAGGAAGAGCCGCGTAAGCACCGCAAGGGCGGAGCAGCGGCACCGGCCGTCAAAGACAATCCCCTGCTTAAAGAGCTAATCAACGCCGTGCAAGGCGCGGATCTGATGAACATGACCCCGCTGCAGGCGATGGGCCTCCTGAATGAGCTGAAGCTGAAGGCAAGGGAGCTGTAG
- a CDS encoding aromatic acid exporter family protein, with translation MGFRIIKTAAATLLSILLAAAAGIPNAQSAGLLAILGVETTRKRSLRTISARFFASLVGLFLGCILFWALGFHYWVLGLYVLFGFPLIVKAGFKEGIVTSSVIVFRVFGQADITVHILLQQVELLIIGLGSAGLVNFIYMPQTGGIIAGIRKEVDGYFSVIFRQMARTLRDPGYIWDGKELIGAGEAVQKGLSAASREMENHVIHPDEAWNVYFYMRKEQLESIQNMMQLLAQVYRQLPHGDMVAELFDQLSGDVLAEEYTGRTERLLEELQQEFQEMELPDSREEFEIRSAILQLCRELALYLKIAKRYKSPVELRPAKDKQPAKGKA, from the coding sequence ATGGGATTTCGTATTATTAAAACGGCGGCTGCAACTCTGCTGTCTATTCTGCTGGCAGCCGCCGCTGGTATCCCTAATGCCCAAAGCGCGGGATTGCTGGCCATTCTCGGGGTGGAAACGACCCGTAAAAGGAGTCTACGCACGATTTCGGCGCGCTTTTTCGCCTCATTGGTGGGACTCTTTTTGGGCTGTATTCTGTTTTGGGCCCTGGGCTTTCATTATTGGGTACTAGGACTGTATGTATTGTTCGGCTTCCCGCTGATCGTCAAAGCCGGCTTCAAGGAAGGGATCGTCACCAGCTCGGTAATTGTATTCCGCGTGTTTGGACAAGCTGATATCACGGTTCATATCCTGCTGCAGCAGGTGGAGCTGCTGATTATAGGCCTCGGCTCAGCCGGACTTGTGAACTTCATCTATATGCCGCAGACCGGCGGGATCATTGCGGGCATCCGCAAAGAGGTGGACGGCTACTTCTCGGTCATCTTCCGGCAAATGGCCAGAACGCTCCGTGATCCCGGCTATATCTGGGACGGGAAAGAGCTGATCGGGGCAGGGGAGGCTGTACAGAAGGGGTTGAGCGCGGCATCCAGGGAAATGGAGAATCATGTGATCCACCCGGATGAAGCCTGGAATGTGTACTTCTATATGCGTAAGGAGCAGCTGGAATCGATCCAGAATATGATGCAGCTGCTCGCGCAGGTCTATCGGCAGCTGCCGCACGGAGATATGGTGGCAGAGCTGTTCGACCAGCTTAGCGGCGATGTGCTGGCTGAGGAATATACCGGCCGGACCGAACGGCTGCTGGAGGAGCTGCAGCAGGAGTTCCAGGAGATGGAGCTGCCGGATTCGCGTGAGGAATTCGAGATCCGCTCCGCGATTCTGCAATTATGCCGCGAGCTTGCGCTGTATCTTAAGATTGCCAAACGCTATAAAAGCCCGGTGGAGCTGCGTCCGGCGAAGGACAAGCAGCCTGCGAAGGGCAAAGCGTAA
- a CDS encoding outer spore coat protein CotE, which yields MSLSHKRQTREIITKAICGKGRKFSTATHTVTPPHHPTSILGAWIINHQYEAVAAGNGIEVIGTYDVNIWYSYDKNKQTEVAKETVSYVELIPLSYLDPRHRASTAQVSAEATQEPNCVEAGVSPGGGSVTLRVEREFEAELVAETKVRVYVSDQSDDLEDKDYDFEGESFDYDDLDPDALDDEL from the coding sequence ATGTCATTAAGCCATAAACGTCAAACAAGGGAGATCATTACGAAGGCAATTTGCGGCAAAGGTCGTAAGTTCTCTACAGCAACCCATACCGTGACTCCGCCACATCATCCGACTAGTATTCTGGGGGCTTGGATCATTAACCACCAGTACGAAGCGGTTGCCGCCGGGAACGGAATCGAAGTAATTGGTACCTATGATGTGAACATCTGGTATTCGTACGACAAAAACAAGCAGACCGAGGTTGCAAAGGAAACGGTCTCCTATGTGGAGCTTATTCCATTGTCGTACCTCGACCCGAGGCACCGTGCTTCCACGGCACAGGTCTCTGCGGAGGCAACGCAGGAACCCAATTGTGTGGAAGCCGGGGTATCGCCGGGCGGAGGCAGTGTGACACTCCGGGTAGAACGCGAGTTCGAGGCGGAACTGGTGGCTGAGACCAAGGTCCGCGTGTATGTCAGTGATCAGAGTGACGATCTGGAAGACAAGGATTATGATTTTGAAGGCGAGAGCTTTGATTACGATGATCTGGACCCTGACGCTCTGGATGATGAGCTCTAG
- the mutL gene encoding DNA mismatch repair endonuclease MutL, which yields MAKIHVLDEHIANQIAAGEVVERPASVVKELVENAIDAGSTRIEVSVEEGGLQSIRVKDNGSGIEPEDCETAFYRHATSKIASGRDLFLITSLGFRGEALASIAAVSKLTLLTASGDDGKGRVLDIEGGRLIRNEDAASGKGSDLTVRELFYNTPARLKYMKSIQTELGHISDAMYRMALAHPDISFTLQHNSNQLLHTLGNGDLLQVIAAVYGTSAAKAMLPVSAEDPDFRISGYISRPEWTRSNRNAVTTLVGGRYIRSNGLNAAIMRAYHTLLPINRYPLLVLKLEMHPSLVDVNVHPAKLEVRFSKEPELYGFIEQQLRSLLMGQSLIPRPTKEIIGGKNSSSFIQEQFAFSKGAAPGNIQQGTEAGGADMSADPRSYGQGMPGDAGIAAGNQLPSSGRSGAPFSGSAGPSTDAATPAAGPYAASQASGNAQPYSGSNAQEQQARETAAAYSGGNAIQGSYRQPSSGPRDSYRPQAAMAGRGQQQAAGELYAPVEQTGTGLPQFPELNYIGQHHGTYIIAQNDSGLYLIDQHAAHERVNYEFYYEKFGKPEDASQELLLPITLEFTPSESRQLSERLHWFEQAGVVLEHFGGQTFLVRSLPYWFPEGDEKAVIEEMAEWVLSERSIDLAKLREKSSILCSCKASIKANQKLTELEVESLLTRLAACRQPYTCPHGRPIVVSFSAYDLEKLFKRVM from the coding sequence ATGGCTAAAATTCATGTGCTGGATGAGCATATTGCCAACCAGATTGCTGCCGGGGAGGTTGTCGAGCGTCCTGCTTCTGTGGTGAAGGAGCTGGTCGAGAACGCGATCGATGCGGGCAGCACCCGTATTGAAGTCTCTGTGGAAGAGGGGGGACTGCAGAGCATCCGGGTGAAGGATAACGGCTCGGGGATCGAGCCGGAGGACTGCGAGACCGCCTTCTACCGCCATGCGACCAGCAAAATTGCCAGCGGCCGTGATCTCTTCCTGATCACCAGTCTCGGCTTCCGTGGAGAAGCTCTGGCGAGTATTGCAGCGGTATCGAAGCTGACCCTGCTGACCGCAAGCGGAGACGACGGGAAGGGACGGGTGCTGGACATCGAGGGCGGCAGGCTGATCCGTAATGAAGATGCAGCTTCCGGCAAAGGCAGTGATCTCACCGTGCGGGAGCTGTTCTATAATACGCCTGCCCGCCTGAAGTATATGAAGAGCATCCAGACCGAGCTGGGCCATATCTCGGATGCCATGTACCGGATGGCGCTGGCCCACCCGGATATCTCCTTCACCCTCCAGCATAACAGCAATCAATTGCTGCATACGCTGGGCAACGGAGACCTGCTGCAGGTGATTGCTGCTGTATACGGCACCTCAGCGGCTAAGGCCATGCTCCCTGTGTCGGCGGAAGATCCGGACTTCCGGATCTCCGGCTATATCAGCCGTCCCGAGTGGACACGCTCGAACCGCAATGCGGTGACGACGCTGGTCGGGGGACGTTACATCCGCAGCAACGGGCTGAACGCGGCCATCATGCGCGCTTACCATACGCTGCTGCCGATTAACCGTTATCCGCTGCTGGTCCTGAAGCTGGAGATGCACCCGTCACTCGTGGATGTCAACGTGCATCCCGCCAAGCTTGAAGTGCGCTTCAGCAAGGAACCCGAGCTGTACGGGTTCATAGAACAGCAGCTCCGCTCGCTGCTGATGGGCCAGAGCCTGATTCCGCGCCCCACCAAGGAGATCATCGGCGGCAAGAACAGCAGCTCCTTCATTCAGGAGCAATTCGCCTTCTCCAAAGGCGCAGCTCCGGGCAATATCCAGCAAGGCACGGAAGCGGGCGGTGCGGATATGTCAGCAGATCCGCGCAGCTACGGCCAGGGAATGCCTGGGGATGCTGGCATCGCAGCGGGCAACCAGCTGCCTTCCAGCGGACGGAGCGGCGCTCCATTCTCTGGCAGCGCTGGTCCATCAACGGACGCTGCAACTCCAGCCGCAGGCCCTTATGCGGCTTCCCAAGCATCCGGGAATGCCCAGCCTTATAGCGGCAGCAATGCACAGGAGCAGCAGGCCAGAGAGACGGCCGCTGCATACAGCGGCGGGAACGCCATCCAGGGTTCATACCGCCAGCCGTCCTCCGGCCCTCGCGACAGCTACCGCCCCCAGGCAGCTATGGCTGGCCGGGGGCAGCAGCAGGCAGCCGGGGAGCTGTACGCACCTGTTGAGCAGACCGGCACTGGTCTTCCACAGTTTCCCGAGCTGAATTATATCGGCCAGCATCACGGAACCTATATTATCGCCCAGAATGACAGCGGGCTGTATTTGATTGACCAGCACGCTGCACATGAGCGGGTGAATTATGAATTTTATTATGAGAAATTCGGCAAGCCTGAAGATGCCTCACAGGAGCTTTTGCTGCCGATTACGCTGGAGTTCACGCCTTCGGAGAGCAGGCAGCTTAGCGAACGGCTGCACTGGTTCGAGCAGGCGGGGGTTGTGCTTGAGCATTTTGGCGGGCAGACCTTCCTGGTCCGTTCTCTGCCGTACTGGTTCCCGGAAGGGGACGAAAAGGCGGTAATTGAAGAGATGGCAGAGTGGGTGCTGAGCGAAAGGTCGATTGACCTCGCCAAGCTGCGCGAGAAATCCTCCATTCTCTGCTCCTGCAAGGCTTCGATCAAAGCCAACCAGAAGCTTACAGAGCTGGAAGTGGAATCGCTCCTCACCAGGCTCGCGGCCTGCCGTCAGCCATATACCTGCCCGCATGGACGCCCGATCGTTGTGTCGTTCTCGGCCTATGATCTGGAGAAGCTGTTTAAGCGCGTTATGTAG
- a CDS encoding HD-GYP domain-containing protein, translated as MNNSNDQYIGKQLVANLFNHSGVFVLPALTLLTGEHIRLITQHKIVLEPQDVVQVDSAAFYQLAVDDCTAAMESIFEQLRYTKTKRLPMIELRNEVIPFIQQVSEKNDFFGILSALQTKDDYTYRHNVAVGIISTLLGKWLKLKPDELSMLTIAATLHDIGKIMIPAEILTKPGPLSEDEYALMKKHTTHGYEMIRDTVGTNHMQALVALQHHERMDGSGYPFGVLGHRITDFSKIVAVADIFHAMTSDRFYRTAAPLYEVLKQMDENVYGKLDPYICSVFINKLMQSMIGNEVLLTDGQIGKIIMILAHDPLRPLVNIGEDFIDLSRHRQLGIVRVLS; from the coding sequence ATGAATAACAGCAATGATCAATATATCGGCAAACAGCTGGTAGCGAACCTTTTTAATCATAGCGGTGTATTTGTCTTGCCGGCATTGACCCTGCTCACCGGAGAGCATATCCGCCTGATTACGCAGCACAAGATCGTTCTGGAGCCGCAGGATGTGGTCCAGGTCGACAGTGCTGCATTCTATCAGCTGGCTGTGGATGACTGTACGGCGGCGATGGAGAGTATTTTTGAGCAGCTGCGCTATACGAAGACGAAGCGTCTGCCGATGATTGAGCTCAGGAATGAAGTGATCCCGTTCATCCAGCAGGTGAGCGAGAAGAATGATTTCTTTGGAATATTGTCTGCGCTGCAGACTAAGGATGATTATACATACAGGCATAATGTGGCTGTAGGCATCATCTCTACGCTGCTCGGCAAATGGCTGAAGCTGAAGCCGGACGAGCTGAGCATGCTGACGATTGCTGCGACGCTTCATGATATCGGCAAAATTATGATTCCGGCCGAGATCCTTACCAAGCCGGGTCCGCTGAGTGAGGATGAATATGCCCTGATGAAGAAGCACACTACCCATGGCTATGAGATGATCCGCGATACGGTGGGCACCAATCATATGCAGGCACTTGTGGCGCTGCAGCATCACGAACGGATGGACGGCAGCGGCTACCCCTTTGGCGTGCTGGGCCACCGGATTACGGATTTCAGCAAAATCGTAGCGGTGGCTGATATTTTCCACGCAATGACTTCGGACCGGTTCTACCGTACAGCCGCGCCGCTGTATGAGGTGCTCAAGCAGATGGACGAGAATGTCTACGGCAAGCTGGACCCGTATATCTGCAGTGTGTTCATTAATAAGCTGATGCAGTCGATGATCGGCAATGAGGTGCTCCTGACGGACGGGCAGATCGGCAAAATCATTATGATTCTGGCCCATGACCCGCTGCGTCCGCTGGTGAACATTGGTGAGGACTTCATCGATCTCAGCCGCCACCGGCAGCTTGGCATCGTACGTGTACTTTCCTAG
- a CDS encoding class I SAM-dependent methyltransferase, producing the protein MIITTGFDPIPQVVARARELADRTGCAYAPRAKFSMGKLVEHYGDEQILVVLQEAVRLITPGMPPMEFHPSMGFVRAKRILRGEPDPMIDAAGMLPGDSVLDCTAGLGADSLLFAVTGGETSKVTALESSLPLYALLLEGMSGYVSGQLKVNEALRRIDVQHGDHLEYLRAQPDKSIDIVYFDPMFRVPLTDSAAISPLRQFANPAALSADSVAEATRVARKTVLLKEKALSGEFTRLGFKELLRANAKTSYGVITIDN; encoded by the coding sequence ATGATTATAACGACGGGCTTTGACCCGATACCGCAAGTGGTGGCCCGGGCCCGGGAGCTTGCGGACCGCACAGGCTGCGCCTATGCTCCGAGAGCGAAATTCTCGATGGGCAAGCTGGTGGAGCATTACGGGGACGAACAGATTCTGGTGGTTCTGCAGGAGGCCGTCCGGCTGATTACGCCGGGAATGCCGCCGATGGAATTCCATCCCAGCATGGGGTTTGTCCGCGCCAAAAGAATCTTAAGAGGCGAGCCGGACCCTATGATCGATGCCGCAGGCATGCTCCCCGGCGACAGCGTGCTGGACTGCACGGCCGGACTCGGAGCGGATTCGCTGCTGTTCGCAGTCACCGGAGGGGAGACCTCCAAGGTGACGGCACTGGAGAGCTCGCTGCCGTTGTATGCTCTCCTGCTGGAAGGGATGAGCGGGTATGTGTCCGGCCAGCTGAAGGTGAACGAGGCGCTGCGCCGTATTGATGTGCAGCACGGGGACCATCTGGAATATTTGCGGGCCCAGCCCGACAAGAGCATCGACATCGTATACTTCGACCCGATGTTCCGGGTGCCGCTGACGGATTCGGCGGCGATCTCGCCGCTGCGGCAATTCGCGAATCCTGCTGCATTGTCAGCTGATAGCGTGGCTGAGGCAACCAGGGTTGCGCGCAAGACGGTGCTGCTGAAGGAGAAGGCGCTGAGCGGAGAGTTCACCCGGCTGGGCTTCAAGGAGCTGCTGCGGGCCAATGCCAAAACATCGTACGGGGTGATTACCATTGACAACTAA
- a CDS encoding putative amidoligase domain-containing protein, protein MNEGLNVFRQLAPEQIERRLRRCGIEADSDSIARGSRRQDTRDPHAHSHGQDPASYRQHYLVLIFNLAVLDCQPLGAGAAMGGVLGAGWLGGNGSEGVGGGGQEVYGSGSGVVGGQGEHGIVGVGTGGLDEYESGGGGTGRQGEYGSSSGVVGGQEEYGSGGGRDLRGTAGVLRTTAVRALYSLGLDSGEVELRAMGGRRYMVTGITPVMPDPAGALPEPYRSASAALARMLGSEQPGRPGLLMGMDPEFLLLRESTGRVVPASRYLPMDGVAGCDAGPPGTRGVFPVAELRPAPRGEPRALLAQLMSAAREADRLIADRSLRWRAGGMPLRGWALGGHLHFSGVTLCAPLLRALDNYLALPLFLLEDIRAAARRPRYGVLGDFRPQPHGGFEYRTLPSFLVSPVIAKGAVALAHLIVSHYEDLPLRPLDREDLHAAFYSGGKSPLRTAWPPLEAQLRALGGYAAAARWIDPLLRAIAEQQSWDESRDIRGSWVRSAQLQPQPPA, encoded by the coding sequence ATGAATGAAGGGCTGAACGTATTCCGGCAGCTTGCGCCGGAGCAGATCGAACGCAGGCTCCGGCGCTGCGGGATTGAGGCCGACTCCGATTCTATCGCTAGAGGGTCGCGGCGACAAGATACAAGAGATCCCCATGCCCACTCGCATGGACAAGACCCCGCAAGCTACAGACAGCACTACCTTGTGCTCATTTTCAATCTGGCTGTGTTGGACTGCCAGCCGCTTGGAGCGGGAGCGGCTATGGGCGGGGTACTGGGGGCTGGATGGTTGGGGGGGAATGGGAGTGAGGGAGTTGGAGGTGGGGGGCAGGAGGTGTATGGGAGTGGTTCGGGAGTAGTTGGAGGGCAAGGGGAGCATGGGATTGTTGGGGTAGGAACTGGTGGCCTGGATGAGTATGAGAGTGGCGGGGGAGGAACTGGAAGGCAGGGTGAGTATGGGAGTAGTTCGGGAGTAGTTGGAGGGCAAGAGGAGTATGGGAGTGGTGGGGGAAGGGATTTGCGGGGGACTGCGGGGGTTCTGCGGACTACAGCGGTGCGGGCGCTGTATAGTCTGGGACTGGACAGCGGCGAGGTGGAGCTGCGGGCCATGGGCGGGCGGCGGTACATGGTGACAGGCATCACTCCGGTGATGCCTGATCCCGCAGGAGCGCTGCCTGAGCCGTACCGGTCAGCATCCGCAGCGCTTGCGCGGATGCTTGGCAGTGAGCAGCCGGGCCGGCCCGGGCTGCTCATGGGCATGGACCCGGAGTTCCTGCTGCTCCGGGAATCCACGGGCCGCGTCGTGCCGGCGTCGCGGTACCTGCCCATGGACGGCGTCGCGGGCTGCGACGCCGGACCTCCGGGAACGCGCGGCGTGTTCCCGGTAGCGGAGCTGCGCCCTGCGCCGCGCGGGGAACCGCGCGCGCTGCTGGCGCAGCTGATGTCCGCCGCACGCGAGGCGGACCGGCTCATTGCCGACCGCTCGCTGCGCTGGCGGGCGGGAGGTATGCCGCTGCGGGGCTGGGCCCTCGGCGGCCACCTGCACTTCAGCGGCGTCACGCTGTGTGCGCCGCTCCTGCGCGCGCTGGATAACTATCTAGCGCTGCCCTTGTTCCTGCTGGAGGACATCCGGGCTGCGGCCCGGCGTCCCCGCTATGGCGTGCTCGGCGATTTCCGCCCTCAGCCGCATGGCGGCTTCGAGTACCGGACCCTGCCGAGCTTCCTGGTCTCCCCGGTCATCGCCAAAGGCGCGGTCGCCCTGGCTCACCTGATCGTGAGCCATTATGAAGACCTGCCGCTGCGCCCGCTCGACCGGGAAGACCTGCATGCCGCCTTCTACAGCGGCGGCAAATCTCCTCTGCGCACAGCCTGGCCTCCCCTGGAGGCGCAGCTGCGCGCACTGGGCGGCTACGCAGCCGCCGCCCGGTGGATTGATCCGCTGCTGCGCGCCATAGCGGAGCAGCAGAGCTGGGATGAGTCGCGGGATATCCGCGGCTCCTGGGTACGGAGCGCGCAACTGCAGCCGCAGCCTCCTGCTTAA